One segment of Falco rusticolus isolate bFalRus1 chromosome 3, bFalRus1.pri, whole genome shotgun sequence DNA contains the following:
- the MANEAL gene encoding LOW QUALITY PROTEIN: glycoprotein endo-alpha-1,2-mannosidase-like protein (The sequence of the model RefSeq protein was modified relative to this genomic sequence to represent the inferred CDS: inserted 4 bases in 2 codons; deleted 1 base in 1 codon): protein MEIPSLWSVLKVAFDGRPYKGRDDHSVHENIKYILDKYGSHAAFSKYQTSTGKSVMLFCIYDSYLTPAESWANLLTPSGCHSLCNTVYDTMFIVLLVEEGHKHNILSAGYNTYTYFASKGFSFGSTHQNWKAVKTFCDSNNLMFIPTAGPGYINSSIRPWSSHNTXRVNRKYYDTALQAAXTVRPETVSITSSKKWHEGTPIEKAVHKTPMCLYLDCLPHQPSMYLELTHRWAEGFSKEKSSG from the exons ATGGAAATACCATCTCTGTGGTCTGTTTTGAAGGTTGCCTTTGATGGCCGGCCATACAAAGGGCGCGATGACCACAGTGTGCATGAGAACATCAAATACATTCTGGACAA ATACGGATCTCACGCAGCTTTTTCTAAGTACCAGACCAGCACCGGCAAGAGTGTCATGCTGTTTTGCATCTATGATTCCTACTTGACACCAGCTGAATCATGGGCCAACCTTCTCACACCATCAGGCTGCCACTCTCTCTGCAACACAGTCTACGACACCATGTTCATAGTACTGCTGGTGGAAGAGGGACACAAGCACAACATCCTCTCTGCAGGGTACAACACATACACGTACTTTGCATCCAAAGGTTTCTCTTTCGGCTCAACACACCAGAACTGGAAAGCAGTCAAAACCTTCTGCGACTCCAACAACCTGATGTTCATCCCCACCGCTGGCCCAGGCTACATCAACTCCAGCATTCGCCCCTGGAGCAGCCACAACAC CAGAGTCAACAGGAAGTACTATGACACggctctgcaggctgc cacAGTCAGGCCAGAGACTGTCTCG ATCACATCCTCCAAAAAATGGCACGAAGGCACACCGATCGAAAAAGCTGTGCACAAGACACCGATGTGCCTTTATCTGGACTGCCTTCCTCATCAGCCCAGCATGTACCTGGAGCTGACTCACAGGTGGGCAGAAGgtttcagcaaagaaaagagcagTGGCTGA